The Hypanus sabinus isolate sHypSab1 chromosome 1, sHypSab1.hap1, whole genome shotgun sequence genome contains a region encoding:
- the LOC132397199 gene encoding deleted in malignant brain tumors 1 protein-like: protein MNFPAETPLSGKNGPRLVNGKSRCSGRVEVLHGGQWGTLCDEYFSLEDAAVVCEHLQCGAVNATPRGATFSEGKGLLWKDDYRCLGNETRLTDCPVSAWGQVNCSHWNDAGLICSAEKWSLRLSDGGGRCDGRLEVYDNGTWHRVQDKIWNLNDANVVCRELRCGFATSVYTSSRYRETARPMLVIDGRCEGNETHLRNCKTSLLQRSPANVTVVGVRCSGENFQKCANNNL from the exons ATGAATTTTCCTGCAGAGACACCGTTATCAG GGAAGAATGGACCACGCTTGGTTAATGGGAAGAGCAGATGCTCTGGCCGTGTGGAAGTCCTGCACGGAGGCCAGTGGGGGACACTTTGTGATGAATACTTTAGCCTGGAAGATGCTGCCGTGGTTTGTGAACATCTACAGTGCGGAGCAGTAAATGCAACTCCTAGAGGTGCTACCTTTAGCGAAGGAAAAGGACTATTGTGGAAGGATGACTACCGTTGTCTGGGGAACGAGACCCGATTAACTGATTGTCCAGTCTCAGCCTGGGGTCAGGTTAACTGTTCACATTGGAATGACGCTGGTCTCATCTGCTCTG CTGAAAAGTGGTCTCTGAGACTGAGCGATGGAGGAGGCCGCTGCGATGGCCGATTGGAAGTTTATGATAATGGCACCTGGCATAGAGTGCAGGATAAAATTTGGAACCTCAATGATGCAAATGTTGTCTGCAGAGAACTGCGCTGCGGCTTCGCCACATCCGTCTACACCTCCTCAAGGTACAGAGAAACTGCAAGGCCCATGTTGGTGATCGATGGTCGATGTGAAGGAAATGAGACGCATCTACGAAACTGCAAAACTTCTTTGTTGCAAAGGTCTCCTGCTAACGTCACGGTCGTTGGTGTCCGGTGTTCAGGtgaaaattttcaaaaatgtgccAATAATAATTTGTAA